The genomic segment GGGCGCGGTAGGTCTCGGCCAGGTCGATCGCGGCGCGTGCCTGCTCGTGCTCGGCGGCCTCTTGCTGAAACGTCTCTCGCGCCTCAGTGAGCAGGGCCAGCGCACGGGCGTAGCGGCCTGCACTGACACTGAGAAACCCCAGGTTGGTGGTGACAACCGCGGCATCGAAGGCGGAGCCCAGGGTCTCGTAGCACTCTCGGGCCAGGGCATAGCGCCCCTCGGCCTCGTCGGCGCGGCCCAGGTAGGTCAGCGCGATCCCGGCATTGACCGCGAGGCCTGCCTGGAGGCGCGGGTCGGAGTCGAGGCCGCTTGCCTTGTCGTAGCAGGCGAGAGCGGCGCTGTACTCGTCCCGGCGCAGGTGGAGGCTCCCTAGGTTCCCCAGGACGCGGGCGGCATCGCGTGGCGGGAGCTGCGGCTGTAGTGTCTGGGCCAGGGCAATGGCCTCGTCGTAGCGCCCCAGCATGCCAAGGCTGTCGATCTCTCCGATCCGCACCTGCGCGGCCCGGAGCGTCTCGCCGGCGTCGGTTGCCTCTTGTACGGCGCGCGCAAAGGCAAGGAGCGCGTCTTCGTGGCGACCCTGTTGCCGGAGCGAACGCGCCTCCGCCAGCGCGTCCATGGCTACCCGCCTACCTCGATCTCGGGGAGGAGGATATCGGTGTCGAGCAGGGCGCAGCGGAGGGCGTAGGTGCCGGGCGCGACCGCCGCGATATGGAACTCGCTCCCTTCCTGACGCGCGTCTTGCTCCGGGCTCTGTGCCGAGAGAAGAGTCACGGTGGTGGGAATGAGCGGCCCGCTGACCTTGTCGTAGACCTGCCCAATGAGATAGCGGCTGGTGCCGGCATCGGCCTCGTCCCAGAGCGTGATCAGGTGGCTATCGGTCTCGTAGAGGCGCTGCTGTGCCTCGCCGCCACGCGCCGTCGCGAGCGGCTGACCGCCGGAGACAAGGCGTGCCAGGAGCGACGGCCGGCTGGGCTTGGGGAGCATGCGCGCCAGCCCCAGAGCAAAGCCGACAGCGTCCTGCGACGGCCGCGGCTCTTCTGCCAGCGCTCTTCGCAGGGTTGTCTCTAGCCACTCATCCGTGAATTTTTCCATAACCTCTCAACAGAACCCGCAGGGGTGCCGGAAAATACACCTACGGCTCCAGCTCCTCCCACTTTTTTTTCAGCCGCTCCAGGCAGCGTGCGCGCTGTGGCCCGATACTGCCCACGGGAATCCCCAGCTGCTGTGAGACCTCGGCGTAGGGCGCGGCTTCCTCGGCGTAGAGCAGGCCCAGTAGCTTCTGGCACCTCTCCGGCAGCAGCTCCAGCGCCTGCCGCACGAGCTGCGCTTGCTCCGCCTGTAGTAGGTCTTCTTCCGGGAGCCGCGCATCGGCGAGGGCCTCGGCATCTTCCAGGCCCGTGGTGGGCTTGCGTCGGAGCAGCCGCAGGCCCTCCTGTCGCGCGACTTGTGCGATCCAGCCCGCCAGGCGCTCGGTGTCGCGTAGCTCGCTCAGGTGCAGGCAGAGCTTGAGGCTGACATTTTGAAAGATATCCTCGGCATCGGCCTGCCCAAAACCCATACGCAGCGGAATGTGAAAGATCAGCCGCTGGTAGCGCAGGATCAGAGCCTCCCACGCCGCCGCCTCCCCGACAAGGCACGCCGCCACCAGCTCATTGTCCGAGCG from the Armatimonas rosea genome contains:
- a CDS encoding RNA polymerase sigma factor, with amino-acid sequence MWKRDWKERSDNELVAACLVGEAAAWEALILRYQRLIFHIPLRMGFGQADAEDIFQNVSLKLCLHLSELRDTERLAGWIAQVARQEGLRLLRRKPTTGLEDAEALADARLPEEDLLQAEQAQLVRQALELLPERCQKLLGLLYAEEAAPYAEVSQQLGIPVGSIGPQRARCLERLKKKWEELEP